In Arthrobacter sp. UKPF54-2, the following are encoded in one genomic region:
- a CDS encoding DUF1295 domain-containing protein: protein MKDSERKALAAIPLVVVIGALLAVAGSQGGAVAGGIPVFALAVGAAFLIQWLAFVPAFLAQTEKFYDLTGSLSYIAVTLLLVLLTPGIDARGLLLAGLVLVWAVRLGTFLFRRISRAGKDDRFDEIKPSFVRFLSVWTMQGIWVSFTAAAAWVAMTSGNRVALDGFAVGGLLVWVAGFGCEIVADSQKSRFSADPANKGKFISTGLWAKSRHPNYFGEILLWVGVAIIAVPTLQGWQWVALISPVFVALLITKVSGVPHLEKKADTKWGGQADYEAYKKNTPVLIPRI, encoded by the coding sequence ATGAAAGACTCGGAGCGCAAGGCCCTCGCCGCCATCCCCCTGGTCGTTGTGATTGGGGCGCTGTTGGCGGTTGCAGGCAGCCAGGGCGGCGCCGTGGCGGGCGGGATCCCGGTGTTCGCACTGGCCGTCGGGGCCGCCTTCCTGATCCAGTGGCTGGCGTTCGTACCGGCATTCCTGGCGCAGACGGAGAAGTTTTACGACCTCACCGGGTCTCTGAGCTACATCGCTGTCACCCTGCTGCTGGTGCTGCTGACCCCGGGGATCGACGCCCGGGGACTGTTGCTCGCGGGTTTAGTGCTCGTCTGGGCGGTCCGGCTGGGCACCTTCCTGTTCCGGCGCATCAGCCGGGCCGGCAAGGACGACCGTTTTGACGAGATCAAGCCCTCCTTTGTCCGCTTCCTTAGCGTGTGGACCATGCAGGGCATTTGGGTTTCGTTCACCGCGGCCGCCGCGTGGGTGGCCATGACGTCCGGGAACCGGGTAGCCCTGGATGGCTTCGCTGTAGGCGGCCTCCTGGTGTGGGTGGCCGGCTTCGGCTGCGAGATTGTGGCGGACTCCCAGAAGTCCCGCTTCAGCGCCGATCCCGCCAACAAAGGGAAGTTCATCTCGACAGGTTTGTGGGCGAAGTCGCGGCACCCGAACTACTTTGGCGAGATCCTGCTCTGGGTCGGTGTCGCGATCATTGCCGTGCCCACACTGCAGGGCTGGCAGTGGGTTGCCCTCATCTCCCCGGTCTTCGTCGCCCTGCTGATCACCAAGGTCAGCGGGGTACCGCATCTCGAAAAAAAGGCCGACACTAAGTGGGGCGGCCAGGCCGACTACGAGGCGTACAAGAAGAACACCCCGGTCCTGATCCCCCGGATCTAG
- a CDS encoding DUF2177 family protein: MTGPRKKWLLAYAAAGIIFAGIDALWISTVANTQYRSQIGHLLPANFNVLGAVLFYVVYVAGIVHYGVRPNDRRATLRNRVGGAALFGFFTYATWALTAFAILKDFPALVALTDIAWGAAVCGAATALTTLLLRLRPRSRPTVAHGKQAD; this comes from the coding sequence ATGACCGGCCCACGCAAGAAGTGGCTGCTCGCCTACGCGGCGGCCGGCATCATCTTCGCCGGCATCGACGCGCTCTGGATCAGCACCGTAGCGAACACCCAGTACCGCAGCCAGATCGGCCACCTGCTCCCCGCCAACTTCAACGTCCTGGGCGCCGTGCTGTTCTACGTCGTCTACGTCGCGGGCATAGTGCACTACGGCGTGCGTCCAAACGATCGTCGGGCCACGCTCAGGAACCGGGTGGGCGGCGCGGCTCTGTTCGGCTTCTTCACCTACGCCACCTGGGCGCTAACAGCCTTCGCCATCCTCAAGGACTTCCCGGCCCTCGTAGCCCTGACCGACATCGCCTGGGGAGCGGCGGTGTGCGGCGCCGCCACCGCTCTCACGACCCTGCTGCTGCGACTACGGCCGCGGTCGCGGCCGACCGTTGCCCATGGCAAGCAAGCTGACTAG
- a CDS encoding aldo/keto reductase, which translates to METRTLGSLTVSALGLGCMGMSEFYGQGDEQESVATIQAFLDAGGTLLDTADMYGPFTNEKLVGGAIAGRRDDVVLATKFGNERREDGSWVGINGRPEYVRAACDASLQRLGVDHIDLYYQHRVDKTVPIEETVGAMAELVQAGKVKHLGLSEASADTVRRAHAVHPITALQTEYSLWEREPETKIFPVLAELGIGFVPYSPLGRGFLTGQLRSEEDFAADDFRRHSPRFQGENFTRNLELVDRVTKLATEKGCTPAQLALAWLLAQGEHIVPIPGTKKRERLHENLGAVDVELSSADLARLDELAPAGVAAGARYPHMDSIDV; encoded by the coding sequence ATGGAAACACGCACCCTCGGTTCGCTCACCGTCTCCGCCCTCGGCTTGGGCTGCATGGGCATGAGCGAATTCTACGGCCAAGGTGACGAGCAGGAGTCCGTCGCCACCATCCAGGCGTTCCTCGACGCGGGGGGCACCCTGCTGGACACCGCCGACATGTACGGCCCGTTCACCAACGAAAAGCTCGTGGGCGGCGCCATCGCCGGCCGCCGCGACGACGTCGTGCTGGCCACCAAGTTCGGCAACGAACGCCGCGAGGACGGCTCGTGGGTGGGCATCAACGGCAGGCCGGAGTACGTCCGGGCGGCGTGCGATGCGAGCCTGCAGCGGCTCGGCGTCGACCACATCGACCTGTACTACCAGCACCGGGTGGACAAGACCGTGCCGATCGAGGAAACCGTCGGCGCCATGGCCGAACTGGTCCAGGCCGGCAAGGTCAAGCATCTGGGGCTCTCCGAAGCCAGCGCCGACACCGTCCGCCGCGCCCACGCCGTGCACCCCATCACCGCCCTGCAGACCGAGTACTCGCTGTGGGAGCGGGAGCCGGAGACCAAGATCTTCCCGGTCCTCGCCGAGCTCGGCATCGGCTTCGTGCCCTACAGCCCGCTGGGCCGCGGCTTCCTCACCGGCCAGCTGCGCAGCGAGGAGGACTTCGCGGCGGACGACTTCCGGCGCCACTCCCCGCGCTTCCAGGGCGAGAACTTCACCCGCAACCTGGAACTCGTGGACCGGGTCACCAAACTCGCCACCGAGAAGGGCTGCACCCCGGCACAGCTGGCCCTGGCCTGGCTGCTGGCCCAGGGCGAGCACATCGTGCCGATCCCCGGCACCAAGAAGCGCGAACGGCTGCACGAGAACCTGGGCGCGGTCGACGTCGAACTCTCCTCCGCCGACCTGGCCCGGCTCGATGAGCTGGCTCCGGCCGGTGTCGCCGCCGGAGCACGCTACCCGCACATGGACAGCATCGACGTCTAA
- a CDS encoding adenosine deaminase has protein sequence METNDGGADAPQADQESDRAAERDVEPQAEGVAEFAGIPEAVHAALPVAELHLHIEGTLQPELIFALAERNGITLPYADLDELRARYEFTDLQSFLDLYYANMAVLQTEQDFADMTRAYLARAATAGVRHSEIMLDPQAHVTRGVPLATCVNGVAAVLATSQQEFGISTLLIAAFLRDQPEESALDVLEQLLAMDAPIAGIGLDSAEVGNPPSKFERLFARAKDAGLHRVAHAGEEGPPSYIIEALDLLDVERIDHGIRCMEDPELVERLVHELMPLTVCPLSNVRLRAVDTLAEHPLPRMLAAGLNVSVNSDDPAYFGGYVDDNFAQLRSVIGLSEFDCVRLAANSIRSSFASEERKTELLAELAASGR, from the coding sequence ATGGAAACTAACGACGGCGGCGCTGACGCGCCGCAGGCGGACCAGGAATCGGATCGGGCGGCGGAGCGGGACGTTGAGCCGCAGGCTGAGGGCGTTGCCGAGTTCGCCGGGATCCCCGAAGCAGTGCACGCCGCCCTGCCGGTCGCGGAGCTGCACCTGCACATCGAGGGCACCCTGCAGCCGGAACTGATCTTCGCGCTCGCCGAACGCAATGGAATCACGCTGCCCTACGCGGACCTGGACGAGCTCCGCGCGCGGTACGAGTTCACGGACCTGCAGTCGTTCCTGGATTTGTACTACGCCAACATGGCCGTGCTTCAGACCGAGCAGGACTTCGCGGACATGACCCGCGCCTACCTCGCCCGGGCCGCGACAGCCGGGGTGCGGCACTCCGAAATCATGCTGGACCCGCAGGCGCACGTGACCCGCGGGGTGCCCCTGGCGACCTGCGTGAACGGGGTGGCCGCCGTGCTGGCCACGTCGCAGCAGGAGTTCGGCATCTCCACCCTGCTGATCGCCGCATTCCTTCGCGACCAGCCCGAGGAATCGGCGCTGGACGTGCTGGAGCAGCTGCTCGCCATGGACGCGCCGATCGCCGGCATCGGGCTCGACTCGGCCGAGGTAGGCAACCCGCCGTCGAAGTTCGAGCGGCTCTTCGCCCGGGCCAAGGATGCCGGGCTCCACCGGGTCGCGCACGCCGGCGAGGAAGGCCCGCCGTCGTACATCATCGAGGCACTGGACCTGCTAGACGTGGAGCGGATCGACCACGGCATCCGCTGCATGGAGGACCCCGAACTGGTCGAACGACTGGTCCACGAGCTGATGCCCCTGACCGTCTGCCCGCTGTCCAATGTCCGGCTGCGCGCCGTGGACACGCTGGCCGAGCACCCGCTGCCGCGCATGCTCGCGGCCGGGCTGAACGTGAGCGTGAACTCGGACGACCCGGCCTACTTTGGCGGCTACGTGGATGACAACTTCGCCCAGCTCAGGTCCGTGATTGGGCTCTCCGAGTTCGACTGCGTCCGCCTCGCCGCCAACTCCATCCGGTCCTCCTTCGCGAGCGAGGAACGCAAGACCGAGCTGCTTGCCGAACTGGCCGCTTCCGGCCGCTAA
- the uvrA gene encoding excinuclease ABC subunit UvrA, producing the protein MQNTQQASDPAGPMPDHTSDGFVRVRGARENNLRNVDVDVPRDAIVAFTGVSGSGKSSLAFGTIYAEAQRRYFESVAPYARRLIQQGHNPKVELITGLPPAVALQQRRGTPSSRSTVGTVTTLSNSLRMLFSRAGSYPDGAAPLDSDAFSPNTAAGACPECHGLGIAHTVSEASLVPDASLSIRDGAIAAWPGAWQGKNLRDILTHLGYDVDTPWRKLPKKHRDWILFTEEQPVVEVTPQRDRVAKPYKGRFWSARSYVLHTLADSKSTTMRDRVLRFMETGPCPRCGGSGLRPEAIAVTFAGRTIAELNAVPMTELAEILRPTTELTSAGTASRKQSSGESNEVAVAITRDLLQRVTVLLDLGLGYLALGRSTPTLSPGEMQRLRIATQLRSGLFGVIYVLDEPSAGLHPADAEPLLAVLDQLKSAGNSVFVVEHNMDVVRRADWLVDVGPRAGEGGGEVLYSGPVAGLAEVEASVTRPYLFPADALGAGDGGPRARREAAGWLELRDITRHNLQNLDADFPLGVLTAVTGVSGSGKSTLVSQVLAEVANAWLHPDADTDAAAEASENGVADDAGEPGVPLSVGPVTGLEQIDRLVKVDQKPIGRTPRSNLATYTGLFDAVRKEFAATDEAKARGFGAGRFSFNVAGGRCETCQGEGFVAVELLFLPGSYGPCPECHGSRYNPETLEVSYRGKNIADVLGLTVNAAADFLADVPAAARALQTLREVGLGYLRLGQPATELSGGEAQRIKLAAELQRAQRGHSLYLLDEPTTGLHPADVELLMAQLHRLVDAGNTVVVVEHEMDVVAAADWVIDLGPAGGDAGGKIIAAGEPAVVARSKQSRTAPYLRAVLKG; encoded by the coding sequence ATGCAGAATACCCAGCAGGCTTCCGATCCCGCCGGACCAATGCCGGACCATACATCTGACGGCTTTGTCAGGGTGCGCGGTGCCCGGGAGAACAACCTGCGCAACGTGGACGTGGACGTGCCCCGCGACGCGATCGTCGCCTTTACCGGCGTCTCCGGCTCCGGCAAGTCCTCCCTCGCCTTCGGCACCATCTACGCCGAGGCCCAGCGCCGCTACTTCGAATCCGTCGCGCCGTACGCCCGCCGGCTGATCCAGCAGGGCCACAATCCCAAGGTGGAGCTGATCACCGGGCTGCCGCCCGCCGTCGCGCTCCAGCAGCGCCGCGGGACGCCCAGCTCCCGCTCCACCGTGGGCACGGTGACCACCCTGTCCAATTCGCTGCGGATGCTCTTCTCCCGTGCCGGAAGCTACCCCGACGGCGCCGCGCCGCTGGACTCGGACGCGTTCTCGCCCAACACCGCGGCCGGCGCGTGCCCGGAATGCCACGGGCTGGGGATCGCGCACACGGTCAGTGAGGCCTCGCTGGTTCCGGATGCGTCGCTGAGCATCCGCGACGGCGCGATCGCCGCGTGGCCCGGCGCCTGGCAGGGCAAGAACCTGCGCGACATCCTCACCCACCTGGGCTACGACGTCGACACCCCCTGGCGGAAGTTGCCCAAGAAGCACCGAGACTGGATCCTCTTCACCGAAGAGCAGCCCGTGGTGGAGGTGACGCCGCAGCGCGACCGGGTGGCCAAGCCGTACAAGGGCCGGTTCTGGAGCGCCCGCAGCTATGTGCTGCACACCCTCGCCGATTCCAAGAGCACCACCATGCGCGACCGAGTGCTGCGCTTCATGGAAACCGGCCCGTGCCCGCGGTGCGGCGGCAGCGGCCTGCGCCCCGAGGCCATCGCAGTGACGTTCGCGGGGAGGACCATCGCGGAGCTCAACGCCGTCCCTATGACCGAACTCGCCGAGATCCTCCGCCCCACCACCGAGCTCACCTCCGCCGGGACCGCGTCGCGCAAACAGTCCTCCGGCGAGTCCAACGAGGTGGCCGTCGCCATCACCCGGGACCTGCTCCAGCGCGTCACCGTGCTCCTGGATCTGGGCCTGGGCTACCTGGCGCTGGGCCGCTCCACGCCCACCCTCTCCCCCGGCGAAATGCAGCGGCTGCGGATCGCCACCCAGCTGCGCTCCGGGCTGTTCGGCGTCATCTACGTGCTCGACGAGCCCTCCGCGGGCCTGCACCCGGCCGACGCCGAACCCCTCCTGGCGGTCCTGGACCAGCTCAAGTCCGCCGGCAACTCGGTGTTCGTGGTGGAGCACAACATGGACGTGGTGCGCCGCGCCGACTGGCTGGTGGACGTGGGGCCGCGCGCCGGCGAAGGCGGCGGCGAGGTGCTCTACAGCGGCCCGGTGGCGGGACTCGCCGAGGTGGAAGCCTCCGTCACCCGGCCGTACCTGTTCCCGGCGGACGCCCTGGGAGCCGGCGACGGCGGTCCACGCGCCCGCCGCGAGGCCGCCGGTTGGCTCGAGCTGCGCGACATCACCCGCCACAACCTGCAAAACCTCGACGCCGACTTCCCGCTCGGCGTCCTGACCGCCGTCACCGGCGTCTCGGGGTCCGGCAAGTCGACGCTGGTTAGCCAGGTGCTCGCCGAGGTGGCGAATGCCTGGCTGCACCCCGACGCGGACACGGACGCCGCGGCGGAGGCATCGGAAAACGGCGTTGCCGACGACGCCGGCGAGCCCGGCGTCCCGCTCAGCGTCGGCCCGGTGACCGGGCTGGAGCAGATCGACCGGCTGGTGAAGGTGGACCAGAAGCCGATCGGCCGCACCCCGCGATCCAACCTCGCCACCTACACCGGCCTGTTCGACGCCGTCCGCAAGGAATTCGCGGCCACCGACGAGGCCAAGGCCCGGGGCTTCGGCGCCGGCCGGTTCTCCTTCAACGTGGCGGGTGGGCGCTGCGAAACCTGCCAGGGCGAGGGCTTTGTGGCCGTCGAACTGCTCTTCCTGCCCGGCAGCTACGGCCCGTGCCCCGAATGCCACGGCTCGCGCTACAACCCGGAAACCCTGGAGGTCAGCTACCGCGGCAAGAACATCGCCGACGTGCTGGGCCTGACGGTCAACGCCGCCGCAGACTTCCTGGCGGATGTCCCCGCCGCCGCCCGGGCCCTGCAGACGCTGCGGGAAGTGGGCTTGGGCTACCTCCGGCTCGGCCAGCCCGCCACAGAGCTCTCCGGCGGGGAGGCCCAGCGGATCAAGCTCGCCGCCGAACTGCAGCGTGCCCAGCGCGGCCACTCGCTGTACCTGCTGGACGAGCCCACCACGGGACTGCACCCGGCCGACGTCGAACTCCTGATGGCGCAGCTGCACAGGCTGGTGGACGCCGGCAACACGGTGGTGGTGGTGGAGCACGAGATGGACGTGGTGGCCGCCGCGGACTGGGTGATCGACCTGGGTCCTGCCGGGGGCGACGCCGGCGGCAAGATCATCGCCGCCGGCGAGCCCGCCGTCGTCGCTCGCTCCAAACAAAGCAGGACCGCCCCGTACCTCCGGGCGGTCCTGAAGGGCTGA
- a CDS encoding MSMEG_6728 family protein, with product MQTFLPFPDFRQSAAALDSARLGKQRVEALQMLRALVIPEYGWQSHPAVRMWMGHVPALAMYGLAMVDEWTARGGEDTTRDKIMEFAPQAAHPDYAAKIPMPYWLGNPDFHLSHRSRLLAKDPRFYTEVFPGTDPDLEYVWPEPKHELLPEDPAGERMWILRQPLGDTDPQQVDTISLPPVRGSAAPAGDDEYQFVYADNGSRRPDKNARKRPAKPLVKKPTRKRQAQENAFTTLPGKSVVAIPFDGGQSFAVGEVQGRPITVDGVFARNFHVNEIVARRDFDYPALLQDPRVFFPIAAR from the coding sequence ATGCAGACTTTCCTTCCCTTCCCCGATTTCCGGCAGAGCGCCGCGGCCCTTGACTCCGCGCGGCTCGGCAAGCAGCGCGTCGAGGCGCTGCAAATGCTGCGCGCGCTGGTGATTCCCGAGTACGGCTGGCAGTCCCACCCGGCCGTCCGGATGTGGATGGGCCACGTCCCGGCACTGGCCATGTACGGTCTGGCCATGGTGGATGAGTGGACCGCCCGCGGCGGCGAGGACACCACCCGGGACAAGATCATGGAGTTCGCCCCGCAGGCCGCCCACCCGGACTACGCCGCCAAGATCCCGATGCCGTACTGGCTGGGAAACCCGGACTTCCACCTGAGCCACCGCTCCCGGCTGCTCGCGAAGGACCCGCGGTTCTACACCGAGGTGTTCCCGGGCACGGACCCTGATCTGGAGTACGTGTGGCCCGAACCCAAGCACGAACTGCTGCCCGAAGATCCCGCTGGCGAGCGCATGTGGATCCTCCGCCAGCCGCTGGGCGACACCGACCCCCAGCAGGTGGACACCATCAGCCTGCCCCCGGTCCGCGGTTCCGCCGCTCCCGCCGGCGACGACGAGTACCAGTTTGTCTACGCGGACAACGGTTCTCGCCGGCCGGACAAAAACGCCCGCAAGCGCCCGGCCAAGCCCCTTGTGAAGAAGCCCACCCGCAAGCGCCAGGCACAGGAAAATGCCTTCACCACCCTGCCCGGGAAGTCCGTGGTGGCGATCCCGTTCGACGGCGGCCAGTCCTTCGCCGTCGGCGAGGTCCAGGGCCGGCCCATCACGGTGGACGGTGTGTTTGCCCGCAACTTCCACGTCAACGAGATCGTTGCGCGCCGGGACTTCGACTACCCGGCTCTGCTGCAGGATCCGCGGGTCTTCTTCCCCATCGCGGCGCGCTAG
- a CDS encoding nuclease-related domain-containing protein — protein sequence MAAGDGAAEQSRLAAERVTRLRRELERAERNAHAWSTGAAGEVLVAEKLQALEPYGWLALHDVHWPGRPKANLDHVLVGPGGIVIVDAKHWSGEVRLWEGNIRQNGYSRESEIEGVLQQASAVAALLEPNHRRLVQGWICLVGQPELRGTTTSRITIEGLNTLAEAVASLPAVLDPALVPTIHAHLQQLLGGTTSPRLLTTAQFTTGRFESSDAPAASLRQWRARPAPAPAARTPRKRVPLGRKKRPSIAGALLQFGLILVGLAILINALSTYRPAVTPAPRPSPAVTQTVPTR from the coding sequence ATGGCCGCAGGAGACGGAGCTGCCGAACAGTCGCGCCTAGCCGCAGAACGCGTCACGCGGCTGCGCCGGGAGCTGGAACGTGCCGAGCGCAACGCCCACGCCTGGTCAACCGGCGCGGCCGGCGAGGTCTTGGTCGCCGAGAAATTGCAGGCGCTTGAGCCCTACGGCTGGCTGGCCCTCCACGACGTGCACTGGCCGGGGCGGCCGAAAGCCAACCTTGACCACGTTCTCGTCGGACCCGGCGGCATCGTGATTGTCGACGCCAAACACTGGAGCGGCGAGGTCCGGCTCTGGGAGGGCAACATACGGCAAAACGGGTACAGCAGGGAATCGGAAATTGAAGGTGTACTCCAGCAGGCCTCGGCCGTTGCGGCGCTTCTGGAGCCTAACCACCGGCGACTTGTCCAAGGGTGGATCTGCCTGGTGGGCCAACCCGAGCTCCGCGGCACAACAACCAGCCGGATCACGATCGAGGGTCTGAACACACTTGCGGAGGCCGTCGCCAGCCTGCCCGCCGTCCTGGATCCGGCCCTGGTACCCACCATCCACGCTCATCTGCAGCAACTGCTGGGCGGAACCACGAGTCCCCGGCTCCTCACCACGGCGCAGTTCACCACCGGGAGATTCGAGTCGAGCGACGCTCCCGCTGCCTCCCTCCGGCAGTGGCGAGCGCGGCCGGCACCGGCACCTGCTGCCAGGACCCCTCGTAAGCGGGTGCCCCTCGGCCGGAAGAAGCGGCCAAGCATCGCCGGGGCGCTCCTACAGTTCGGCCTTATCTTGGTTGGCTTGGCCATTCTGATCAACGCCTTGTCCACCTACCGCCCCGCAGTTACTCCGGCTCCCCGCCCCTCCCCTGCCGTCACCCAGACGGTGCCCACTCGTTAG
- a CDS encoding SDR family oxidoreductase has product MTVLLAGCGDLGTEAGLRFAAAGHRVVGWRRSPEKLPAALEGVAADLTSGELPPVPADTTAVVVAVAADAPTEAAYRAAYVDGLAHVLDAVAASGAPVRRVLFVSSTAVYGDAGGGWVDETTTPNPAGFSGRIIREAEELLYSRLRGTGISAVVLRLGGIYGPGRTRLIDQVRGGSAVIPAESRFTNRIHRDDAAAAIVHLCTMAAEPATLYVGVDNEPAELGEVLRFLAGELGLPEPGGVEPASGVSSGGSGGAAREGGGEPSRGGNKRVSNALLRGTGFEFEYPSFREGYRAILAGVGERHP; this is encoded by the coding sequence ATGACTGTACTGCTGGCCGGTTGCGGCGATCTGGGGACTGAGGCCGGGCTGCGCTTTGCCGCGGCGGGACACCGCGTGGTGGGCTGGCGACGCTCGCCGGAGAAGCTGCCCGCGGCCCTCGAAGGCGTTGCTGCTGACCTGACGTCCGGCGAACTGCCGCCCGTCCCGGCGGATACCACCGCCGTCGTCGTCGCAGTAGCGGCGGACGCGCCCACCGAGGCAGCGTACCGGGCCGCATACGTGGACGGCCTGGCGCATGTGCTCGACGCCGTGGCGGCCTCCGGGGCGCCGGTCCGCCGGGTGCTGTTCGTCTCCTCCACAGCGGTGTACGGCGACGCCGGCGGAGGCTGGGTGGACGAAACGACGACGCCGAATCCCGCTGGATTCTCCGGCCGCATCATCCGGGAGGCCGAGGAACTGCTCTACAGTCGGCTGCGCGGGACCGGGATTTCCGCCGTCGTGCTGCGGCTTGGTGGCATCTACGGGCCGGGCCGGACCCGGCTGATCGACCAAGTGCGCGGCGGTTCCGCGGTCATTCCGGCGGAGTCCCGCTTCACCAACCGCATTCACCGCGACGATGCCGCTGCCGCGATCGTGCACCTCTGCACCATGGCTGCGGAGCCGGCGACCTTGTACGTGGGGGTGGACAACGAACCCGCCGAATTGGGCGAGGTGTTGCGCTTCCTGGCCGGCGAACTGGGGCTGCCGGAGCCCGGCGGGGTGGAGCCGGCGTCGGGGGTTAGCAGCGGCGGATCTGGCGGCGCCGCGCGCGAGGGCGGCGGCGAGCCGTCGCGGGGTGGGAACAAGCGCGTCAGCAACGCGCTGTTGCGCGGCACCGGCTTCGAGTTTGAGTATCCGAGCTTCCGGGAGGGCTACCGCGCCATCCTGGCCGGCGTCGGCGAGCGGCACCCCTGA
- a CDS encoding DUF1622 domain-containing protein produces the protein MDFQHIIETVGRFMDFAGVAVMVIGALVSLPMALRGFQPRQLPAGSEPLSVYRSYRQLLGRSILLGLELLVAADIIRTVAVTPTFESVGVLAIIVLIRTFLSFSLELEITGRWPWQKQPAGTQAASTAS, from the coding sequence ATGGATTTCCAGCACATTATTGAGACGGTCGGCCGGTTCATGGACTTCGCCGGCGTGGCCGTGATGGTCATCGGCGCCCTGGTCTCCCTGCCGATGGCACTGCGGGGATTCCAGCCGCGGCAGCTTCCCGCGGGTTCCGAACCGCTCTCCGTCTACCGCTCCTACCGGCAACTGCTGGGCCGGTCCATCCTGCTGGGTCTTGAACTGCTGGTGGCCGCCGACATCATCCGCACCGTCGCCGTCACCCCGACGTTCGAGAGTGTGGGGGTGCTGGCGATCATCGTGCTGATCCGGACCTTCCTCAGCTTCTCCCTCGAACTCGAAATCACCGGGCGCTGGCCCTGGCAGAAGCAGCCAGCGGGCACCCAAGCGGCGTCGACGGCCAGCTGA
- a CDS encoding YqjF family protein — protein MPTDPWPNAPELPRPVIMDQRWTDTVFLHWRIPEAVAAAFMPRGVVPDVFDGSAWVGLIGFRMQGAGLGRGPGVPYFGSFNEINVRLYSREADGTRGVVFLSLDASRLAVVLAARAAGIPYVWSRDRFRGASPSDPSTGYAVRRFRGGARSDFAVAPEFDVEASDPLSVHLTARFGLHTRFRGRTLYVPNTHAPWPLFRAQVTVLEDQLVAAAGIAVSGPPESVLFSPGVRTQFGRPRVLRGAD, from the coding sequence ATGCCCACCGACCCGTGGCCTAACGCGCCGGAGTTGCCCCGGCCGGTCATCATGGACCAGCGCTGGACCGATACCGTCTTCCTGCACTGGCGCATCCCCGAGGCCGTTGCGGCAGCTTTTATGCCCCGCGGCGTCGTCCCGGACGTGTTCGACGGGTCGGCCTGGGTGGGGCTCATCGGCTTCCGCATGCAGGGCGCCGGGTTGGGGCGCGGACCGGGTGTTCCCTACTTTGGCAGCTTCAACGAGATCAACGTGCGGCTCTACTCCCGGGAGGCTGACGGGACCCGGGGCGTCGTGTTCCTGAGTCTGGACGCCTCGCGGCTTGCGGTGGTTCTAGCGGCCCGGGCAGCCGGCATTCCGTACGTGTGGTCGCGGGACCGGTTCAGGGGAGCGAGCCCGTCCGACCCCTCGACCGGGTATGCGGTGCGGCGTTTCCGGGGCGGCGCGCGGAGCGATTTCGCGGTAGCACCGGAGTTCGACGTCGAAGCGAGCGATCCGCTGTCCGTCCACCTCACGGCCCGGTTCGGTCTTCACACACGCTTCCGCGGCAGGACGCTCTACGTTCCCAACACCCACGCCCCTTGGCCGCTGTTCCGGGCACAAGTGACCGTGCTGGAGGACCAGCTCGTTGCGGCGGCCGGCATCGCGGTGTCCGGTCCGCCCGAATCAGTGTTGTTCTCGCCGGGCGTCCGGACGCAGTTTGGCCGGCCGAGGGTTCTCCGCGGCGCAGACTGA